One part of the Vitis riparia cultivar Riparia Gloire de Montpellier isolate 1030 chromosome 8, EGFV_Vit.rip_1.0, whole genome shotgun sequence genome encodes these proteins:
- the LOC117920293 gene encoding calcium-dependent protein kinase 1-like → MGNNCVGSMVPEHGLFESISNSIWWTRASECMTSHSTGEGVSETQSKEQKSPPPVQNKPPEEVELINPPEVMKITKEETKPTPTPKRPLLMKRLPSAGLEVDLVLKNKTDHLKEHYNLRRKLGHGQFGTTFLCVEKETGKEYACKSIAKRKLLTRDDIEDVRREIQIMHHLAGHSNIISIKGAYEDAVAVHLVMELCTGGELFDRIAKRGHYTERKAAQLARTIIGVVEACHSLGVMHRDLKPENFLFVNEQEESLLKTIDFGLSVFFKPGEIFTDVVGSPYYVAPEVLRKCYGPEADVWSVGVIIYILLSGVPPFWAESEQEIFQEVLHGDLNFSSDPWPHISESAKDLIRRILVRDPKKRLTAHEVLCHPWIQVDGVAPDKTLDSAVISRLKQFSAMNKLKKMALRVIAENLSEEEIAGLKEMFKIIDTDDSGQITFEELKAGLKRFGANLNEAEIYDLMQAADVDNSGTIDYGEFIAATFHLNKIEREDHLFAAFSYFDKDGSGYITPDELQKACEEFGMEDVHLEEMIQEVDQDNDGRIDYNEFVAMMQKGNNNDFGKKGLQNGISFGFRQPLPVY, encoded by the exons ATGGGGAATAACTGTGTGGGATCCATGGTTCCCGAGCATGGATTGTTTGAATCAATTTCTAATTCAATTTGGTGGACGAGAGCCTCGGAGTGTATGACTTCTCATTCTACCGGAGAAGGTGTCAGCGAAACGCAAAGTAAAGAGCAGAAATCTCCTCCTCCTGTTCAAAACAAGCCTCCAGAAGAGGTGGAGCTAATAAATCCGCCAGAGGTAATGAAGATAACAAAGGAAGAGACGAAACCAACACCCACACCGAAGAGGCCACTCCTTATGAAGAGGTTGCCAAGTGCTGGACTTGAGGTGGActtggttttgaaaaacaaaactgATCATTTGAAGGAACACTATAATTTGAGGCGGAAGCTTGGGCACGGCCAGTTTGGGACAACTTTTCTATGTGTAGAGAAAGAAACAGGCAAAGAGTACGCTTGCAAATCCATTGCAAAAAGGAAACTGCTGACAAGAGATGACATTGAAGACGTGAGGAGAGAAATCCAGATAATGCATCACTTGGCGGGCCACTCCAATATCATCTCCATCAAGGGAGCTTATGAGGATGCGGTGGCAGTTCATCTTGTCATGGAATTGTGTACAGGGGGTGAGCTTTTTGATAGGATTGCCAAGCGAGGCCATTATACAGAAAGAAAGGCAGCTCAGCTTGCAAGGACTATAATTGGTGTTGTAGAAGCATGCCACTCTTTAGGGGTCATGCACCGGGACCTTAAGCctgagaattttctttttgtcaatGAGCAAGAGGAATCACTTCTTAAGACAATAGACTTTGGGTTGTCCGTATTCTTCAAGCCAG GGGAGATTTTCACTGATGTGGTTGGAAGCCCATATTATGTGGCACCTGAAGTTCTGAGAAAGTGTTATGGTCCAGAAGCAGATGTTTGGAGTGTTGGGGTGATCATTTATATTCTCTTAAGTGGGGTGCCTCCATTTTGGGCAG AAAGTGAGCAAGAGATATTTCAAGAAGTACTGCATGGTGATCTTAACTTCTCATCAGATCCATGGCCTCATATCTCTGAAAGTGCTAAGGACTTAATTAGGAGAATACTTGTCAGAGATCCCAAGAAACGCCTAACTGCCCATGAAGTCCTGT GTCACCCTTGGATTCAGGTTGATGGAGTAGCTCCTGACAAAACCCTTGATTCTGCAGTCATAAGTCGCTTGAAGCAGTTTTCAGCCATGAACAAGCTTAAGAAAATGGCTCTTAGA gTGATTGCTGAGAATCTCTCTGAAGAAGAAATTGCTGGATTGAAAGAAATGTTCAAGATTATTGATACAGACGATAGTGGTCAGATTACTTTTGAAGAACTCAAGGCTGGACTAAAAAGATTTGGCGCTAATCTTAATGAAGCTGAAATTTATGATCTAATGCAGGCT GCAGATGTTGATAATAGTGGAACAATCGATTATGGGGAGTTCATAGCTGCAACATTCCATCTAAACAAAATTGAGAGAGAAGATCACCTATTTGCTGCTTTTTCCTACTTTGACAAAGATGGAAGTGGCTATATCACTCCAGATGAGCTCCAAAAAGCCTGTGAGGAGTTTGGGATGGAGGATGTCCATTTGGAAGAAATGATCCAAGAAGTTGACCAGGACAAT GACGGCCGCATAGATTATAATGAGTTTGTGGCAATGATGCAGAAAGGAAACAATAATGATTTTGGTAAGAAGGGTCTGCAGAATGGTATTAGCTTTGGGTTTAGGCAGCCGCTACCAGTCTATTGA